A DNA window from Phoenix dactylifera cultivar Barhee BC4 chromosome 13, palm_55x_up_171113_PBpolish2nd_filt_p, whole genome shotgun sequence contains the following coding sequences:
- the LOC103714418 gene encoding protein HUA2-LIKE 2-like isoform X4 encodes MLRNDSDSAGDNVTTDGVQEESMINKSAENMPYTSDFHDPAVPVTASLPRNGSREDTISEIAATKYEANNLNEEAVLDPSKIEVTANGCLENEVRQNGQLDLPMKTVIFRKKRKPNRKRASNSTECARLDKYTQVQVDPSRSCTVSPNSRSAISEIDRKADGDKHLPLVKRARVRMGKPLVEEKQFDDLLGTNDKSEVTVMINNCDKCSTSTSPGNNCLPNGTSLGVKEDSNSSPINDCSLPSGRDLMLWKSKKYQLKGFTLDVEAALPPSKRLHRALEAMSAHAAEATVDCPEAPRAMEMMPNGCMVSPKTSSLHLSPYGNIESAARLHDTHSSECIAFNMSASGLCSQNLDAPTMASSEVKTDDINSEDLRNPQDKHCNEILVDVKSCDRSSMSKIVDADIHDKIMQPCSFRLTEKKFNLTNCEDMPDQLSSSLGKVNGNEILQPEEKCPHSPMGNISGDQTAEPTTQMPTSVLNTKGRSASFSPFGAFMIISTTNGSSTKSGTSRPTKSSSIQSDEDAQTHDMEDVAREVRCRVTSRDQCISPDLTPMKDLIAAALAKRLSSRSTSLSDNSVDYKVEAVISPFLGYKEDSFGKGSPSNPMINHTSAIDDRLQHLRNSSRSPPGGLRQKSLSKLTDYVEANAARKSFEALLCKLTRTKESIGRATRLAIECAKYGIAGEVVDILLHTLERESSLYRRVDLFFLVDSITQCSRSQKGGAGDVYPSIVQSVLPRLLSAVAPPGNAARENRRQCLKVLRLWLERKTLPESTIRHHIRELDSINEASFACASSRRPSRTERALNDPVREMEGMLVDEYGSNTSFQLPCLFRTTLLEDEEASADDEKSFEAVTPERLAVVDHEKGITEKHRRILEDVDGELEMEDVAPLCEVEVRSSSHVSGDDTIGSTHNQPDQHHSLPFAPPLPEDRPPSPPPLPSSPPPLPPPCSSALSVVSQHQPGSHAIADTADLHLSSTTHNMQNQQSESCQRPSTLSANLMPSELVPCYMPRYGGPPKQLPPPVLSHSSSSSYGSFPASHPANNSGNNFQSMVTAPTCNKTYHLKPPPPTVSNQFSYVHAEPQQRAQPWGNCSAFTERFHFVHDIHRRNFYGDRGARGPVQQEIVERGRFSPAFHSGPSVSEKVEASPVSLSHYGPPSDPPPIPCPGWPPHPRVSSYSVSASRSPIESRVSRAAGAPGYWRPR; translated from the exons ATGCTACGTAATGATTCTGACTCAGCTGGTGATAATGTGACTACTGATGGAGTGCAGGAAGAGTCTATGATAAATAAGAGTGCTGAAAACATGCCATATACCTCAGATTTCCATGATCCGGCTGTGCCGGTTACTGCCAGTTTGCCTAGAAATGGTAGCAGAGAGGATACTATATCTGAAATAGCTGCAACAAAATATGAAGCCAATAATCTGAATGAAGAGGCTGTACTTGATCCTAGTAAAATTGAAGTCACTGCAAATGGGTGCCTGGAGAATGAAGTTAGGCAGAATGGCCAACTTGACCTCCCCATGAAGACGGTGATCtttaggaaaaaaaggaaaccaAACAGGAAGCGGGCATCTAATAGTACAGAATGTGCTAGATTGGACAAGTATACACAAGTGCAGGTTGATCCAAGTCGAAGCTGTACAGTCTCTCCAAATTCTCGTAGCGCAATAAGTGAAATAGATCGTAAAGCAGATGGAGACAAACACCTTCCTTTGGTGAAAAGAGCAAGGGTTCGAATGGGTAAACCACTTGTAGAGGAGAAACAGTTTGATGATCTTCTTGGCACTAATGACAAATCAGAAGTGACGGTGATGATAAATAATTGTGATAAATGTTCTACATCCACCAGTCCTGGAAATAATTGTCTTCCCAATGGGACATCTCTAGGGGTCAAGGAAGACTCAAATTCATCCCCAATAAATGATTGTTCTCTTCCTTCAGGAAGAGATCTTATGCTATGGAAGTCTAAAAAGTATCAATTGAAGGGTTTTACATTAGATGTTGAAGCAGCTTTGCCTCCATCAAAACGTCTACATCGTGCTTTGGAAGCTATGTCCGCCCATGCTGCTGAAGCTACGGTTGATTGTCCTGAAGCCCCAAGGGCAATGGAAATGATGCCCAATGGCTGCATGGTATCTCCCAAGACAAGTTCTCTCCATCTTTCTCCTTATGGGAACATTGAGAGCGCGGCAAGATTGCATGATACCCACTCTTCTGAATGTATTGCATTTAACATGAGTGCATCTGGATTGTGCTCACAAAATTTGGATGCACCTACAATGGCTTCTTCAGAAGTGAAAACTGATGACATCAATTCTGAAGATTTAAGGAATCCTCAGGATAAACATTGCAATGAAATCCTTGTGGATGTTAAAAGCTGTGATAGGTCATCTATGTCTAAAATAGTTGACGCTGATATACATGACAAGATTATGCAACCTTGTTCTTTCAGGTTAACTGAGAAGAAGTTTAATCTGACTAACTGTGAAGATATGCCTGATCAATTATCGTCatctttaggaaaagtaaatggGAATGAGATTCTGCAACCAGAAGAGAAATGCCCGCATTCTCCTATGGGCAATATAAGTGGAGACCAAACAGCAGAACCAACCACACAGATGCCAACCTCTGTTTTGAATACTAAAGGGAGAAGTGCTTCCTTCTCTCCTTTTGGAGCTTTCATGATTATATCTACTACAAATGGCAGTTCTACAAAAAGTGGGACATCTAGGCCTACAAAGTCTTCTAGCATTCAATCCGATGAAGACGCTCAAACCCATGACAT GGAGGATGTTGCAAGGGAAGTCAGATGCAGAGTAACTTCAAGGGATCAGTGTATTTCTCCTGATTTGACACCCATGAAAGATTTGATTGCTGCTGCCCTGGCTAAGCGACTTTCGTCTCGGTCTACTTCATTGTCTGATAACTCTGTAGATTATAAGGTTGAGGCTGTGATAAGTCCATTTTTAGGCTATAAGGAAGATTCTTTTGGAAAAGGTTCACCTTCAAATCCCATGATCAATCATACATCTGCTATAGATGATAGGCTTCAGCATCTAAGAAATAGTAGCAGAAGTCCTCCTGGTGGTCTGCGACAGAAAAGCTTAAGCAAATTAACTGACTATGTAGAAGCAAATGCTGCAAGGAAATCTTTTGAAGCTTTGCTTTGTAAATTAACAAGAACAAAAGAGAGTATAGGTCGGGCAACACGCCTTGCTATCGAGTGTGCTAAATATGGGATTGCTGGGGAG GTAGTTGATATTCTTCTTCATACCCTGGAAAGAGAGTCTAGCTTGTACAGAAGGGTTGATCTATTCTTCCTTGTAGATTCAATTACTCAATGTTCGCGAAGTCAAAAAG GTGGAGCTGGAGATGTTTACCCCTCTATTGTCCAATCAGTGCTTCCACGTTTGTTATCTGCTGTGGCACCTCCTGGAAATGCAGCACGGGAAAACCGCAGGCAATGCCTCAAG GTTTTGAGATTATGGCTGGAGCGGAAAACCCTTCCAGAATCAACTATACGCCATCACATTCGAGAACTTGATTCTATAAATGAAGCATCGTTTGCCTGTGCTTCTTCTCGACGTCCATCAAGAACTGAGAGGGCTCTTAATGATCCTGTCAGGGAGATGGAAGGAATGCTTGTTGACGAGTATGGAAG CAATACCAGTTTCCAACTTCCATGCTTATTTCGTACTACTTTGCTTGAAGATGAGGAAGCAAGTGCTGATGATGAAAAAAGTTTCGAGGCTGTTACTCCAGAACGACTTGCTGTAGTTGATCATGAGAAGGGAATCACTGAGAAGCACCGGCGTATCCTAGAAGATGTTGATGGTGAGCTAGAgatggaggatgtagctcctcttTGCGAAGTTGAAGTGAGATCCTCCTCTCATGTTTCAGGAGATGATACCATAGGCAGTACTCATAATCAACCTGATCAGCATCATTCATTGCCCTTTGCTCCTCCACTCCCTGAGGACAGGCCACCATCTCCACCCCCTTTGCCATCATCTCCTCCGCCTTTGCCTCCCCCTTGCTCTAGCGCTCTCTCTGTTGTTTCACAACATCAACCCGGTTCACATGCTATTGCTGATACTGCTGACTTGCATCTTTCTAGCACTACCCAT AATATGCAAAATCAACAATCAGAGTCTTGTCAGCGTCCAAGTACTCTGAGTGCGAACTTGATGCCCTCAGAGTTGGTTCCGTGTTATATGCCTAGATATGGAGGTCCTCCAAAACAGTTGCCACCACCTGTCCTATCTCATAGTTCTTCTAGTTCTTATGGCAGCTTTCCTGCTTCTCATCCAGCTAACAATTCTGGGAATAACTTTCAGTCTATGGTCACTGCCCCTACGTGCAATAAGACCTATCACTTAAAGCCACCCCCTCCAACAGTTTCAAATCAGTTCTCCTATGTCCATGCTGAACCGCAACAAAGAGCTCAACCTTGGGGCAATTGTTCTGCATTCACTGAGAGGTTCCACTTTGTACATGATATCCATAGGAGAAACTTCTATGGTGATAGAGGTGCAAGGGGACCAGTTCAACAAGAGATTGTTGAGAGGGGCAGGTTTTCTCCAGCTTTTCATTCGG GTCCCTCAGTTTCTGAAAAGGTGGAGGCATCTCCTGTTTCTCTGTCCCACTATGGTCCACCATCAGATCCCCCACCAATTCCATGCCCTGGGTGGCCTCCTCATCCCAGGGTGTCCAGTTACTCTGTATCTGCTTCAAGATCACCAATAGAGAGCCGAGTTTCTCGAGCGGCTGGAG CACCTGGTTACTGGAGACCAAGATAA
- the LOC103714418 gene encoding protein HUA2-LIKE 2-like isoform X1 — protein sequence MAPARRKGSARAAAAAAAAQQQWKVGDLVLAKMKGFPAWPAVISEPEKWGFSSVRKKLLVYFYGTKQIAFCNYADIEAFTEEKKKALLVKRQGKGADFVRAVDEIIDVYETLKKQICDEFISRDENIAPNDGNLETNRSNSFKKSPEHSSHIADDQKSAAICAIASHDVFSSEEISATSKEGNPHNLNPAIDEPAERVSILDQHELSALVTITTSRKKRSIDAPPQSFISQKRLTSLRRSRNCTGDPPEVKESDMLRNDSDSAGDNVTTDGVQEESMINKSAENMPYTSDFHDPAVPVTASLPRNGSREDTISEIAATKYEANNLNEEAVLDPSKIEVTANGCLENEVRQNGQLDLPMKTVIFRKKRKPNRKRASNSTECARLDKYTQVQVDPSRSCTVSPNSRSAISEIDRKADGDKHLPLVKRARVRMGKPLVEEKQFDDLLGTNDKSEVTVMINNCDKCSTSTSPGNNCLPNGTSLGVKEDSNSSPINDCSLPSGRDLMLWKSKKYQLKGFTLDVEAALPPSKRLHRALEAMSAHAAEATVDCPEAPRAMEMMPNGCMVSPKTSSLHLSPYGNIESAARLHDTHSSECIAFNMSASGLCSQNLDAPTMASSEVKTDDINSEDLRNPQDKHCNEILVDVKSCDRSSMSKIVDADIHDKIMQPCSFRLTEKKFNLTNCEDMPDQLSSSLGKVNGNEILQPEEKCPHSPMGNISGDQTAEPTTQMPTSVLNTKGRSASFSPFGAFMIISTTNGSSTKSGTSRPTKSSSIQSDEDAQTHDMEDVAREVRCRVTSRDQCISPDLTPMKDLIAAALAKRLSSRSTSLSDNSVDYKVEAVISPFLGYKEDSFGKGSPSNPMINHTSAIDDRLQHLRNSSRSPPGGLRQKSLSKLTDYVEANAARKSFEALLCKLTRTKESIGRATRLAIECAKYGIAGEVVDILLHTLERESSLYRRVDLFFLVDSITQCSRSQKGGAGDVYPSIVQSVLPRLLSAVAPPGNAARENRRQCLKVLRLWLERKTLPESTIRHHIRELDSINEASFACASSRRPSRTERALNDPVREMEGMLVDEYGSNTSFQLPCLFRTTLLEDEEASADDEKSFEAVTPERLAVVDHEKGITEKHRRILEDVDGELEMEDVAPLCEVEVRSSSHVSGDDTIGSTHNQPDQHHSLPFAPPLPEDRPPSPPPLPSSPPPLPPPCSSALSVVSQHQPGSHAIADTADLHLSSTTHNMQNQQSESCQRPSTLSANLMPSELVPCYMPRYGGPPKQLPPPVLSHSSSSSYGSFPASHPANNSGNNFQSMVTAPTCNKTYHLKPPPPTVSNQFSYVHAEPQQRAQPWGNCSAFTERFHFVHDIHRRNFYGDRGARGPVQQEIVERGRFSPAFHSGPSVSEKVEASPVSLSHYGPPSDPPPIPCPGWPPHPRVSSYSVSASRSPIESRVSRAAGAPGYWRPR from the exons atggcgCCCGCTCGGAGGAAGGGATCCGCAAGAGCagcagccgccgccgccgccgcccagcAGCAGTGGAAGGTCGGCGATCTTGTCCTCGCCAAGATGAAGGGCTTCCCGGCATGGCCGGCCGTG ATTAGTGAGCCGGAGAAGTGGGGCTTCTCATCTGTTCGGAAGAAGCTGCTTGTCTACTTCTATGGAACTAAGCAGAT AGCCTTCTGCAACTATGCTGATATTGAAGCTTTCacggaggagaaaaagaaagctctTTTAGTTAAGCGCCAGGGTAAAGGAGCTGATTTTGTCCGTGCAGTTGATGAAATAATTGATGTCTATGAAACTTTAAAGAAGCAGATCTGTGATGAGTTTATTTCGAGGGATGAGAACATTGCACCAAATGATGGAAATTTGGAAACTAATAGAAGTAATTCTTTTAAAAAGAGCCCAGAACATAGTTCTCATATTGCAGATGACCAGAAGTCAGCTGCCATATGTGCGATAGCAAGCCATGATGTATTCAGTTCTGAAGAAATTTCTGCAACCTCAAAGGAAGGCAATCCTCACAATTTAAATCCTGCAATTGATGAGCCAGCTGAGAGGgtctcgatccttgatcaacatGAGCTGAGTGCTTTGGTTACTATTACAACTTCAAGGAAAAAGAGATCGATAGATGCTCCACCCCAGAGTTTTATTTCTCAGAAAAGATTAACATCCCTTCGAAGGTCTAGAAATTGTACTGGTGATCCCCCAGAAGTTAAAGAGTCAGATATGCTACGTAATGATTCTGACTCAGCTGGTGATAATGTGACTACTGATGGAGTGCAGGAAGAGTCTATGATAAATAAGAGTGCTGAAAACATGCCATATACCTCAGATTTCCATGATCCGGCTGTGCCGGTTACTGCCAGTTTGCCTAGAAATGGTAGCAGAGAGGATACTATATCTGAAATAGCTGCAACAAAATATGAAGCCAATAATCTGAATGAAGAGGCTGTACTTGATCCTAGTAAAATTGAAGTCACTGCAAATGGGTGCCTGGAGAATGAAGTTAGGCAGAATGGCCAACTTGACCTCCCCATGAAGACGGTGATCtttaggaaaaaaaggaaaccaAACAGGAAGCGGGCATCTAATAGTACAGAATGTGCTAGATTGGACAAGTATACACAAGTGCAGGTTGATCCAAGTCGAAGCTGTACAGTCTCTCCAAATTCTCGTAGCGCAATAAGTGAAATAGATCGTAAAGCAGATGGAGACAAACACCTTCCTTTGGTGAAAAGAGCAAGGGTTCGAATGGGTAAACCACTTGTAGAGGAGAAACAGTTTGATGATCTTCTTGGCACTAATGACAAATCAGAAGTGACGGTGATGATAAATAATTGTGATAAATGTTCTACATCCACCAGTCCTGGAAATAATTGTCTTCCCAATGGGACATCTCTAGGGGTCAAGGAAGACTCAAATTCATCCCCAATAAATGATTGTTCTCTTCCTTCAGGAAGAGATCTTATGCTATGGAAGTCTAAAAAGTATCAATTGAAGGGTTTTACATTAGATGTTGAAGCAGCTTTGCCTCCATCAAAACGTCTACATCGTGCTTTGGAAGCTATGTCCGCCCATGCTGCTGAAGCTACGGTTGATTGTCCTGAAGCCCCAAGGGCAATGGAAATGATGCCCAATGGCTGCATGGTATCTCCCAAGACAAGTTCTCTCCATCTTTCTCCTTATGGGAACATTGAGAGCGCGGCAAGATTGCATGATACCCACTCTTCTGAATGTATTGCATTTAACATGAGTGCATCTGGATTGTGCTCACAAAATTTGGATGCACCTACAATGGCTTCTTCAGAAGTGAAAACTGATGACATCAATTCTGAAGATTTAAGGAATCCTCAGGATAAACATTGCAATGAAATCCTTGTGGATGTTAAAAGCTGTGATAGGTCATCTATGTCTAAAATAGTTGACGCTGATATACATGACAAGATTATGCAACCTTGTTCTTTCAGGTTAACTGAGAAGAAGTTTAATCTGACTAACTGTGAAGATATGCCTGATCAATTATCGTCatctttaggaaaagtaaatggGAATGAGATTCTGCAACCAGAAGAGAAATGCCCGCATTCTCCTATGGGCAATATAAGTGGAGACCAAACAGCAGAACCAACCACACAGATGCCAACCTCTGTTTTGAATACTAAAGGGAGAAGTGCTTCCTTCTCTCCTTTTGGAGCTTTCATGATTATATCTACTACAAATGGCAGTTCTACAAAAAGTGGGACATCTAGGCCTACAAAGTCTTCTAGCATTCAATCCGATGAAGACGCTCAAACCCATGACAT GGAGGATGTTGCAAGGGAAGTCAGATGCAGAGTAACTTCAAGGGATCAGTGTATTTCTCCTGATTTGACACCCATGAAAGATTTGATTGCTGCTGCCCTGGCTAAGCGACTTTCGTCTCGGTCTACTTCATTGTCTGATAACTCTGTAGATTATAAGGTTGAGGCTGTGATAAGTCCATTTTTAGGCTATAAGGAAGATTCTTTTGGAAAAGGTTCACCTTCAAATCCCATGATCAATCATACATCTGCTATAGATGATAGGCTTCAGCATCTAAGAAATAGTAGCAGAAGTCCTCCTGGTGGTCTGCGACAGAAAAGCTTAAGCAAATTAACTGACTATGTAGAAGCAAATGCTGCAAGGAAATCTTTTGAAGCTTTGCTTTGTAAATTAACAAGAACAAAAGAGAGTATAGGTCGGGCAACACGCCTTGCTATCGAGTGTGCTAAATATGGGATTGCTGGGGAG GTAGTTGATATTCTTCTTCATACCCTGGAAAGAGAGTCTAGCTTGTACAGAAGGGTTGATCTATTCTTCCTTGTAGATTCAATTACTCAATGTTCGCGAAGTCAAAAAG GTGGAGCTGGAGATGTTTACCCCTCTATTGTCCAATCAGTGCTTCCACGTTTGTTATCTGCTGTGGCACCTCCTGGAAATGCAGCACGGGAAAACCGCAGGCAATGCCTCAAG GTTTTGAGATTATGGCTGGAGCGGAAAACCCTTCCAGAATCAACTATACGCCATCACATTCGAGAACTTGATTCTATAAATGAAGCATCGTTTGCCTGTGCTTCTTCTCGACGTCCATCAAGAACTGAGAGGGCTCTTAATGATCCTGTCAGGGAGATGGAAGGAATGCTTGTTGACGAGTATGGAAG CAATACCAGTTTCCAACTTCCATGCTTATTTCGTACTACTTTGCTTGAAGATGAGGAAGCAAGTGCTGATGATGAAAAAAGTTTCGAGGCTGTTACTCCAGAACGACTTGCTGTAGTTGATCATGAGAAGGGAATCACTGAGAAGCACCGGCGTATCCTAGAAGATGTTGATGGTGAGCTAGAgatggaggatgtagctcctcttTGCGAAGTTGAAGTGAGATCCTCCTCTCATGTTTCAGGAGATGATACCATAGGCAGTACTCATAATCAACCTGATCAGCATCATTCATTGCCCTTTGCTCCTCCACTCCCTGAGGACAGGCCACCATCTCCACCCCCTTTGCCATCATCTCCTCCGCCTTTGCCTCCCCCTTGCTCTAGCGCTCTCTCTGTTGTTTCACAACATCAACCCGGTTCACATGCTATTGCTGATACTGCTGACTTGCATCTTTCTAGCACTACCCAT AATATGCAAAATCAACAATCAGAGTCTTGTCAGCGTCCAAGTACTCTGAGTGCGAACTTGATGCCCTCAGAGTTGGTTCCGTGTTATATGCCTAGATATGGAGGTCCTCCAAAACAGTTGCCACCACCTGTCCTATCTCATAGTTCTTCTAGTTCTTATGGCAGCTTTCCTGCTTCTCATCCAGCTAACAATTCTGGGAATAACTTTCAGTCTATGGTCACTGCCCCTACGTGCAATAAGACCTATCACTTAAAGCCACCCCCTCCAACAGTTTCAAATCAGTTCTCCTATGTCCATGCTGAACCGCAACAAAGAGCTCAACCTTGGGGCAATTGTTCTGCATTCACTGAGAGGTTCCACTTTGTACATGATATCCATAGGAGAAACTTCTATGGTGATAGAGGTGCAAGGGGACCAGTTCAACAAGAGATTGTTGAGAGGGGCAGGTTTTCTCCAGCTTTTCATTCGG GTCCCTCAGTTTCTGAAAAGGTGGAGGCATCTCCTGTTTCTCTGTCCCACTATGGTCCACCATCAGATCCCCCACCAATTCCATGCCCTGGGTGGCCTCCTCATCCCAGGGTGTCCAGTTACTCTGTATCTGCTTCAAGATCACCAATAGAGAGCCGAGTTTCTCGAGCGGCTGGAG CACCTGGTTACTGGAGACCAAGATAA